From Populus trichocarpa isolate Nisqually-1 chromosome 19, P.trichocarpa_v4.1, whole genome shotgun sequence, a single genomic window includes:
- the LOC7469893 gene encoding blue copper protein 1a yields the protein MASYQLIALALVTIFLPTLTMAAEHIVGDEQGWTVNFNYTTWASGKVFHVGDTLVFNYKPPHNLFKVDGAGFKDCAASGEPMASGNDIITLSSPGKKWYICGYGKHCSELGQKLVINVEAETPAPTPEPNAAYGLAASCYQIFAAAVAVVAMIAA from the exons ATGGCTTCTTATCAGCTTATTGCCCTGGCCCTTGTCACAATTTTTCTTCCCACGCTCACCATGGCAGCCGAGCACATTGTTGGTGATGAACAAGGGTGGACCGTTAATTTTAACTACACAACTTGGGCTAGTGGCAAAGTATTTCATGTTGGTGATACACTAG TGTTCAACTACAAGCCACCACACAATCTCTTCAAGGTGGACGGCGCCGGCTTCAAGGACTGCGCAGCATCAGGAGAACCCATGGCCAGCGGAAACGACATAATAACACTTAGCAGCCCAGGAAAGAAGTGGTATATCTGTGGCTATGGCAAACATTGTTCTGAGCTTGGCCAGAAGCTAGTCATCAATGTAGAGGCTGAAACTCCAGCACCAACTCCAGAACCTAATGCTGCTTATGGACTTGCTGCTTCCTGCTATCAGATTTTTGCAGCAGCGGTGGCTGTCGTGGCAATGATCGCGGCATGA